A region from the Methanothermobacter sp. genome encodes:
- a CDS encoding GXGXG domain-containing protein yields MTVQEMKIAGDDLSTRDINRKIKEGLKDNIRKFSIESNAELDSIVVGIREEAEFILNGRFGDFVGALNHGPRIEIHGKTGRYVGNNMTAGEIIVYGDAEDGVGFGTYNGTIVVHGDAGDGIGQLNKGGVIIIDGDIGDLAGLYMLSGDLIITGDSGRDIGDWIIGGNIYVGGDFETGTNAKVLEPEREDLDKLSSLFSRYSIEASPEEFKKIQRKEIRPFYG; encoded by the coding sequence ATGACTGTTCAGGAGATGAAAATCGCAGGTGATGATCTCTCAACAAGGGACATCAACAGGAAGATAAAGGAAGGGCTGAAGGATAACATAAGAAAATTCAGCATAGAGAGCAACGCTGAACTTGACTCCATTGTTGTGGGGATAAGGGAGGAGGCAGAATTCATCCTCAATGGAAGGTTCGGTGACTTCGTTGGGGCCCTCAACCACGGACCCAGGATAGAGATTCATGGAAAAACCGGGAGATACGTTGGCAACAACATGACCGCGGGGGAAATAATCGTATACGGAGATGCAGAAGATGGTGTGGGTTTTGGAACCTACAACGGAACAATAGTCGTCCATGGAGACGCAGGTGACGGAATCGGTCAGCTCAACAAGGGTGGTGTAATCATAATCGATGGAGACATAGGTGACCTTGCAGGGCTCTACATGCTTAGCGGAGACCTCATAATAACCGGTGACAGCGGTAGGGACATAGGTGACTGGATAATCGGCGGCAACATATACGTTGGTGGAGACTTTGAAACCGGGACCAATGCAAAGGTCCTGGAACCTGAAAGGGAAGACCTGGACAAGCTATCATCACTCTTCAGCAGATACTCAATAGAAGCCTCTCCAGAGGAATTCAAAAAAATACAGCGCAAGGAGATACGTCCATTCTACGGTTAG
- a CDS encoding ArsR family transcriptional regulator has protein sequence MRTLVSNLRGRCLFDVAVKAQIDGLISVQTEDFNDTCLEKFIKGGIIRVEGRNPIEAARKIAEVIRGAKKHGEVYVAFDGSDLGGLLSFLAHREGVAGIYTCFGDSAVRLPPLKLDISDTRLRILEALEEESLNAVLIARKVGISRAMVYKHLSGLMEMGLVEQSQMFDRYSITDAGKLVII, from the coding sequence ATGAGGACACTTGTGAGTAACCTGCGGGGAAGGTGCCTCTTTGATGTGGCTGTGAAGGCCCAGATAGATGGGCTCATATCGGTACAGACAGAGGACTTCAATGACACATGTCTCGAGAAATTCATAAAGGGAGGCATTATTCGGGTTGAGGGGAGAAACCCCATTGAGGCCGCCAGAAAGATAGCAGAGGTCATAAGGGGTGCTAAAAAGCATGGAGAGGTCTATGTTGCCTTTGATGGAAGTGACCTTGGAGGTTTACTCTCATTTTTGGCCCACCGTGAGGGTGTGGCTGGTATCTACACGTGTTTTGGGGATTCTGCGGTGCGTCTTCCCCCACTGAAACTTGATATATCTGATACCAGGCTCAGGATACTGGAGGCCCTTGAGGAGGAAAGCCTCAACGCGGTTTTAATTGCAAGGAAGGTCGGCATTTCAAGGGCTATGGTCTACAAGCACCTATCAGGTCTGATGGAGATGGGACTTGTGGAGCAGTCCCAGATGTTTGATAGATACTCCATTACAGATGCAGGTAAACTTGTTATAATCTAA
- a CDS encoding zinc dependent phospholipase C family protein has product MRSIFIAAVLILVASQIQGASAWSVKNHHDIAEGVYHAMPSDVQNRLSLDEMKNGADDPDTVFFDFEYHVYPYNLEKASFWLNQGKISYDSGNYSYASYCYGVASHYISDGICGPHTSPGSSRYLHTVYEIRAMMLEPVMGPVPDDPEMEAMRLWSSWVSEGDDSCISGALDLACSVSCKEIMNSIGS; this is encoded by the coding sequence ATGAGGTCTATTTTTATAGCTGCGGTCCTGATTCTTGTGGCATCACAGATTCAGGGGGCATCGGCCTGGTCTGTAAAGAATCACCATGATATTGCAGAGGGGGTCTACCATGCAATGCCCTCTGATGTTCAAAACCGTCTGAGTCTTGATGAGATGAAGAATGGTGCAGACGACCCTGACACGGTTTTCTTTGATTTTGAATATCATGTATACCCATATAACCTTGAAAAGGCCAGTTTCTGGCTAAATCAGGGTAAGATCAGCTATGATTCAGGTAACTACAGTTATGCCAGCTACTGCTATGGTGTTGCAAGCCACTATATCTCTGATGGCATCTGCGGTCCACACACATCCCCGGGATCCAGCAGGTACCTCCACACGGTCTATGAGATACGTGCAATGATGCTTGAACCTGTAATGGGTCCTGTCCCTGATGACCCTGAAATGGAGGCAATGAGACTCTGGAGTTCCTGGGTTTCCGAGGGTGATGACTCATGCATATCGGGGGCACTTGACCTGGCATGCAGTGTATCCTGTAAGGAGATCATGAACTCAATAGGGTCCTGA
- a CDS encoding TIGR04083 family peptide-modifying radical SAM enzyme yields the protein MAFHVMIIPSMNCPSDCSYCWGVDRNSKVMDTETVREMVSWLRDFRREPATFTFHGGEPLLAGYEFYRKTLQLISTELDFLKPAFAIQTNLWLMTDELAELFAEYSIPIGSSLDGPREINDHQRGDGYFNKTMKGYKIARRHGLKVSFISTFTSYSIRRKEDIFEFFLENKMNMKLHPALPSLKSPDPEEWAITAEEYGDLLLYLLERYLEHFGEIEIQNIDHFAKSAFLRRGVVCTHADCVGNTFAVDPYGDIYPCYRFVGMKDYIMGNVSDRPSMEDLNESDALRSLYEWRKMVDDECGDCEFYRYCLGGCPYNAITVENGVRRIDGVDHQCQAYRMIFTEINRRANREFLESGILGGQKKKSKPGVLDIMMK from the coding sequence ATGGCATTCCATGTTATGATCATCCCCTCAATGAACTGTCCCTCCGACTGCAGCTACTGCTGGGGCGTTGACAGGAACTCCAAGGTGATGGACACTGAAACAGTGAGGGAAATGGTTTCGTGGCTGAGGGATTTCAGGAGAGAACCAGCCACCTTCACCTTCCATGGGGGAGAACCTCTCCTTGCAGGCTACGAATTTTACAGAAAAACCCTGCAGCTGATATCTACTGAACTCGATTTTCTAAAGCCCGCATTTGCCATCCAGACAAACCTTTGGCTTATGACCGATGAACTCGCGGAGCTCTTTGCAGAGTACAGCATACCCATCGGTTCAAGCCTTGATGGTCCACGGGAGATAAATGATCACCAGAGGGGTGATGGTTACTTCAATAAAACCATGAAGGGCTATAAGATAGCCAGGAGGCACGGTCTGAAGGTGAGCTTCATAAGCACATTCACCTCCTACTCCATAAGGAGAAAGGAGGACATATTCGAGTTCTTCCTTGAAAATAAGATGAACATGAAGCTCCACCCGGCCCTCCCATCCCTCAAGAGCCCTGACCCTGAGGAATGGGCCATAACCGCAGAGGAGTACGGGGATCTCCTCCTCTACCTCCTTGAGAGGTACCTTGAGCACTTCGGTGAAATCGAGATACAGAACATTGACCACTTTGCAAAGAGCGCGTTCCTCCGCAGGGGTGTTGTGTGCACACACGCGGACTGTGTGGGTAATACCTTTGCAGTTGACCCCTACGGGGACATATACCCCTGTTATCGCTTCGTGGGCATGAAGGATTACATAATGGGTAACGTATCTGATAGACCCAGCATGGAGGACCTCAATGAGAGTGATGCCCTCAGGTCCCTCTATGAGTGGAGAAAAATGGTTGATGATGAATGCGGTGACTGTGAATTCTACAGATACTGCCTCGGTGGCTGCCCATACAATGCCATAACAGTGGAGAATGGAGTGCGGAGGATAGATGGTGTGGACCATCAGTGCCAGGCCTACAGGATGATCTTCACTGAGATCAACAGGAGGGCCAACAGGGAGTTTCTTGAATCTGGAATCCTCGGAGGGCAGAAGAAGAAATCAAAACCAGGAGTGCTGGATATAATGATGAAATAG
- a CDS encoding TIGR04165 family Cys-rich peptide — protein sequence MKMEEFLKECPVCGCRDKVVKRRFMDEHKSRTSMKEIVCEKCGHVFETAD from the coding sequence ATGAAGATGGAGGAGTTTTTGAAGGAGTGCCCTGTCTGCGGCTGCAGGGACAAGGTTGTTAAGAGAAGATTCATGGATGAGCACAAGTCAAGGACGTCCATGAAGGAAATCGTCTGTGAAAAGTGTGGCCATGTCTTTGAAACCGCTGATTAG
- a CDS encoding heme-binding protein, with the protein MTESPDYEVELEDGDFEIRCYPGYILAQVDVEGNFRDAMLRGFSILADYIFGNNRRREEIPMTSPVTGVKLGEKIPMAAPVTEEKLDDGGVYRISFTMPSSYTLETLPEPSDKRIRFRVEKNQRFAAYKFSGRVNESMVEEKTGEFREWLRKNSIKPRSGFIVAQYNHPAVPGFLRRNEILVKI; encoded by the coding sequence TTGACTGAGAGTCCAGACTATGAGGTTGAACTGGAGGACGGTGACTTTGAGATAAGGTGCTATCCAGGGTACATACTGGCGCAGGTGGATGTTGAGGGGAACTTCAGGGATGCGATGCTTAGGGGATTTTCCATCCTTGCAGACTACATATTCGGGAATAACAGACGCAGGGAGGAGATTCCAATGACATCCCCAGTAACTGGAGTCAAACTGGGAGAGAAGATACCAATGGCAGCGCCGGTGACAGAGGAGAAACTAGATGATGGGGGAGTCTACAGGATATCGTTTACCATGCCATCATCATACACACTTGAAACACTTCCAGAGCCCAGTGACAAACGTATAAGGTTCAGGGTTGAGAAGAATCAGAGGTTTGCGGCCTATAAATTTTCAGGAAGGGTAAATGAGAGTATGGTGGAGGAAAAAACCGGTGAATTCAGGGAATGGCTCAGAAAAAATTCCATAAAACCCAGATCAGGATTCATAGTTGCCCAGTATAACCATCCTGCAGTTCCTGGTTTTCTGCGGAGGAATGAGATCCTTGTGAAGATATGA
- a CDS encoding SagB/ThcOx family dehydrogenase, whose protein sequence is MNEIERNRYFLKDSIRKRIDFSKTPQSMGAAAPPFEKPWPEDAEMIDLPVLDWAEMVDVNIVRCIRNRKSRRSYTDRPLKLEELSFLLWATQGIRMVAGHSAFRTVPSAGCRHTFETYLAVFNVEGLEAGLYRYIPSVHRLLVEYLDDNISQRIVEASFNQRFTGESAVTFIWTTIPYRMEWRYGLAAHRVILIDAGHVCQNLYLACEAIGAGTCAVAAYDQEYLDEVLGVDGVDEFAIYMAPVGKV, encoded by the coding sequence ATGAATGAGATTGAAAGAAACCGTTACTTCCTGAAGGACAGTATAAGGAAGAGGATAGATTTTTCAAAAACACCCCAGAGCATGGGGGCGGCTGCACCACCATTTGAGAAGCCATGGCCAGAGGATGCTGAAATGATTGACCTCCCGGTACTTGACTGGGCCGAAATGGTGGATGTGAATATTGTTAGATGCATAAGAAACCGTAAGAGCCGCAGGAGTTACACTGACAGGCCCCTGAAACTTGAGGAACTCTCTTTTCTTCTCTGGGCCACCCAGGGGATAAGGATGGTTGCAGGTCACAGTGCCTTCCGCACAGTCCCCTCAGCCGGCTGCAGACACACCTTTGAAACCTACCTTGCGGTATTCAATGTGGAGGGCCTTGAGGCGGGCCTCTACAGGTACATACCATCGGTGCACCGGTTGCTGGTGGAGTACCTTGATGATAACATCTCCCAGAGGATAGTGGAGGCGTCCTTCAATCAGCGCTTCACCGGAGAATCCGCTGTGACATTCATCTGGACCACGATACCATACAGGATGGAGTGGAGGTATGGTCTTGCAGCCCACAGGGTGATACTCATTGACGCAGGTCATGTCTGCCAGAACCTCTACCTTGCCTGTGAGGCCATAGGTGCGGGTACCTGTGCGGTTGCAGCCTATGACCAGGAGTACCTTGATGAGGTGCTGGGGGTTGATGGTGTGGATGAATTCGCCATTTACATGGCGCCGGTTGGAAAGGTTTAA
- a CDS encoding pseudomurein-binding repeat-containing protein, with the protein MQLKGIILLMTALVLFSVNITGAAAVDIFLTSDCITGNCSSDIENLNLIKSYIENGSEHNVTVDPKAPNPGEGCRAISCAPQGGVAVYLAASCPGAMREVAKLAATTSKGVIFVNTGRLNLKNTYMLRRAWDDNFSTKYFAGIWYPYRFLTSAGVRIIQPNIDCPDASWEEKCRFIASEIMRILNETPWMIQKNGRFYNSKLIAYHNIDPAVMARVADGIHTDLKNGRKLKRTYNGYRPETFLLMVTDYMNGPIRYLKVRGPSNPGVKSTFHGYLSRTQYRKLAADINRYMRRYLRAPNYIRFENGIIGYRDLLRMYSGITRTHTSSKKMQLPSSVKI; encoded by the coding sequence TTGCAATTAAAGGGAATTATACTGTTGATGACAGCCCTTGTCCTTTTTTCGGTGAATATCACTGGTGCAGCGGCAGTTGATATATTTCTCACCTCAGACTGCATAACCGGTAACTGCTCCTCTGATATTGAAAACCTCAACCTCATCAAAAGCTACATTGAAAACGGAAGCGAACATAACGTTACAGTGGATCCCAAAGCCCCGAACCCCGGTGAGGGTTGCCGTGCAATAAGCTGCGCTCCTCAGGGTGGAGTAGCGGTTTACCTTGCAGCCTCCTGCCCCGGAGCAATGAGGGAAGTCGCTAAACTTGCAGCAACCACATCCAAGGGAGTGATATTTGTAAACACCGGGAGGCTCAACCTCAAAAATACCTACATGCTGAGGAGGGCATGGGACGATAACTTCTCCACAAAGTACTTTGCAGGTATCTGGTATCCCTACAGGTTCCTCACCTCTGCAGGTGTCAGGATCATACAGCCAAACATTGACTGTCCAGATGCCTCGTGGGAGGAGAAGTGCCGGTTCATTGCATCGGAGATCATGAGAATTCTGAATGAAACCCCTTGGATGATTCAGAAGAATGGAAGATTCTACAACAGCAAACTCATAGCCTACCACAACATTGACCCGGCAGTTATGGCCCGTGTGGCTGATGGAATACACACTGACCTGAAAAACGGCAGAAAACTCAAAAGAACCTACAATGGTTACAGACCAGAGACATTCCTTCTCATGGTAACAGACTACATGAACGGACCCATAAGATACCTGAAGGTAAGGGGACCCTCAAATCCTGGTGTTAAGAGTACATTCCATGGTTACCTCTCAAGGACCCAATACCGAAAACTTGCAGCCGATATCAACAGGTACATGAGAAGGTACCTGCGGGCACCAAACTATATACGATTTGAAAATGGAATAATAGGCTACAGGGACCTCTTAAGAATGTACTCAGGGATTACAAGAACCCACACATCCAGTAAGAAAATGCAGCTACCATCATCCGTGAAAATCTAA
- a CDS encoding ATP phosphoribosyltransferase codes for MMKIILGLPKGSLNNVNRGNTYRLFKDAGYEVKGYEPGREENEIEITNDPEIKAYLTRPQSAPVELNRGMLDIAIIGEDWVREESINSGDESIKKIGDLDYGQTRLIVALPREEPYTSLEDFFLKNADRKTPILCFTEYPNLTRDFFMKNAGYRELFGDSRPVVQIRGLRDGDNEMVQIINSDGATEVYIAKGADLIVDNTQTGSSLRKAGLKIIDTIMESSAGLYAGPSCTGEKLEKAEMIFKQLYGATKARNYFDVKFNIANHRAEDVVEFLMKMKYCSDEPTVVPGREFSQINVLIDKKRFPEMLEEIKGFGASAIVRENVKQYIR; via the coding sequence ATTATGAAGATAATTCTGGGATTACCCAAAGGTAGTTTGAATAATGTTAACCGTGGAAACACCTACAGGCTCTTCAAGGACGCCGGTTATGAGGTTAAAGGCTATGAACCTGGACGTGAAGAGAATGAAATAGAGATCACCAACGATCCTGAAATAAAGGCTTACCTCACAAGACCCCAGAGTGCCCCTGTGGAGCTTAACCGTGGAATGCTCGATATTGCAATAATCGGCGAGGACTGGGTTCGTGAGGAATCCATAAACAGTGGTGACGAGTCCATAAAAAAGATAGGGGACCTTGATTACGGTCAGACAAGGCTTATAGTTGCCCTACCCAGAGAGGAACCCTACACATCACTGGAGGATTTCTTCCTGAAAAATGCTGATAGAAAAACCCCCATACTCTGTTTTACAGAGTATCCCAACCTCACAAGGGACTTTTTCATGAAGAATGCCGGCTACAGGGAACTCTTCGGTGACTCAAGACCCGTGGTGCAGATAAGGGGCCTCAGGGATGGCGACAATGAAATGGTCCAGATAATAAACTCTGATGGTGCAACCGAGGTTTACATCGCCAAGGGCGCAGATCTGATAGTGGACAACACCCAGACAGGGAGCAGTCTTAGAAAGGCTGGACTCAAAATAATTGATACAATAATGGAATCAAGCGCCGGGCTCTATGCAGGACCATCATGCACCGGTGAAAAACTTGAAAAGGCTGAGATGATATTCAAACAGCTCTACGGTGCCACCAAGGCAAGGAACTACTTTGATGTTAAATTCAACATAGCAAACCACAGGGCAGAGGATGTGGTTGAGTTCCTTATGAAGATGAAGTACTGCTCAGATGAGCCAACCGTTGTTCCAGGAAGGGAATTTTCACAGATCAACGTCCTCATAGATAAAAAGCGATTCCCTGAAATGCTTGAAGAGATAAAGGGCTTCGGAGCATCAGCAATAGTACGGGAAAACGTAAAACAGTACATAAGATAG
- a CDS encoding nitroreductase family protein, producing MEVLEAIKTRRSIRKYRKKDVPDEMLHKILEAAMCGPSAVDQRPWHFIVVKNRDMLKKIPEVHPYGTMVKDAPVAIIVCCDTSLEKFPGFWVQDCSIASQNILLAAHSLGLGAVWTGIYPLEDRVEGIRRLFQIPDHVIPFSVIPIGYPAEDPGTRDLFDPERIHIDKW from the coding sequence ATGGAAGTCCTCGAAGCAATTAAAACAAGACGAAGCATAAGAAAATACAGGAAGAAAGATGTGCCAGATGAAATGCTCCATAAAATCCTAGAGGCGGCCATGTGCGGACCATCAGCGGTTGATCAGAGACCCTGGCACTTCATAGTAGTGAAAAACAGGGATATGCTTAAGAAGATACCAGAGGTGCATCCCTACGGGACCATGGTAAAGGATGCCCCCGTTGCAATCATAGTATGCTGTGACACCAGCCTTGAAAAATTCCCTGGATTCTGGGTGCAGGACTGCTCCATTGCTTCACAGAATATACTGCTTGCAGCCCACTCCCTTGGTCTTGGTGCGGTCTGGACAGGCATATACCCCCTTGAAGACCGTGTTGAGGGCATAAGGAGACTATTCCAGATTCCAGACCACGTTATACCATTCTCAGTGATACCCATAGGTTACCCTGCAGAGGACCCGGGGACAAGGGACCTGTTTGACCCTGAAAGAATACACATTGATAAATGGTAA
- a CDS encoding TIGR04165 family Cys-rich peptide: protein MRVEDLKKPCPECGEVDKDVSTVKYPQNKEKLKEAGIPEDQEIVGAIKCSKCGYVFEYCGEGSCSIEVKKVSID, encoded by the coding sequence ATGAGGGTCGAAGATTTAAAAAAACCGTGTCCTGAGTGCGGTGAAGTGGATAAGGATGTCTCAACGGTTAAATACCCCCAGAATAAGGAAAAACTTAAAGAGGCAGGCATACCTGAGGATCAGGAGATAGTTGGGGCCATAAAGTGCAGTAAATGTGGATATGTGTTTGAGTACTGTGGAGAAGGGAGCTGCAGCATAGAGGTTAAAAAGGTTTCAATTGATTAG
- a CDS encoding NUDIX domain-containing protein yields MVGSVYILAVRAFIEDDNGRVLIIKRSENSKTNPSTWELPGGKVGTGESLEEALKREVREETGLEITPCDVMGVVEQKFPIINAVHIIIRCKASGNVKLSHEHEGFAWVEPAGLSKYRLADWLADFVKDMKVERKSGGSFRISSDS; encoded by the coding sequence ATGGTGGGAAGTGTTTATATACTGGCGGTCAGGGCATTCATTGAGGATGATAATGGAAGGGTCCTCATAATAAAAAGATCTGAAAATTCAAAGACCAACCCATCCACATGGGAGCTTCCCGGTGGAAAGGTGGGTACCGGCGAGTCCCTTGAGGAGGCCCTTAAAAGGGAGGTCAGGGAGGAAACCGGCCTTGAAATAACCCCCTGTGATGTCATGGGGGTTGTTGAACAGAAGTTCCCGATAATAAACGCTGTTCATATAATAATCAGGTGCAAAGCCTCGGGTAACGTGAAGCTGAGCCACGAACATGAGGGCTTTGCATGGGTTGAACCGGCTGGTCTTTCGAAATACAGACTTGCAGACTGGCTAGCAGACTTTGTGAAGGACATGAAGGTAGAAAGAAAAAGTGGAGGGTCATTCAGAATATCCTCGGATTCATAA
- a CDS encoding sensor histidine kinase, with protein MNNNGLEGVFLILRKDGSIEKIIDHGSDIPLTIESFVDLMDMGSQAKASLFIQEINDKGAEYNWELNLKNLKTYHFSGFMADERIYVVGAARREDMIKIYHLIDTELPETPEMVPYAGGDVKEELFDELTRLNNQLSAARRELLKKNLELERALKEKEMLLREINHRVKNNLMIISSILNIQSRYVKDRDDLMLFREAQSKARAMAMLHERLYTSGKHRRVDFGEYLRGLVRDLYQTFLSDPGRIALETDIDEAELDINTVVPLALIVNELFINAIKHAFPEGKKGKIRVSFKKRMAVTFLKWKMTAWVFPRTLTSTAHPVWVCSL; from the coding sequence ATGAATAATAATGGACTTGAGGGTGTTTTCCTTATCCTGAGGAAGGACGGATCCATTGAAAAGATAATAGACCATGGATCCGACATACCCCTGACCATTGAATCCTTCGTTGACCTCATGGACATGGGTAGCCAGGCAAAGGCCTCCCTTTTCATCCAGGAGATCAATGATAAAGGGGCTGAATACAACTGGGAACTGAATTTAAAGAACCTTAAGACCTACCACTTTTCAGGTTTCATGGCTGATGAAAGGATCTATGTTGTCGGTGCAGCTAGAAGGGAAGATATGATAAAAATCTACCACCTTATTGATACTGAGCTGCCTGAAACACCAGAAATGGTTCCATATGCTGGTGGGGATGTGAAGGAAGAACTTTTTGATGAACTCACAAGGCTCAACAACCAGCTCTCTGCAGCCAGAAGAGAACTTCTAAAGAAGAACCTGGAACTGGAGAGAGCCCTCAAGGAGAAGGAGATGCTTCTACGGGAGATAAACCACAGGGTCAAGAACAACCTCATGATAATCTCAAGTATCCTCAACATCCAGTCAAGGTATGTGAAGGATAGGGATGATCTCATGCTCTTCAGGGAGGCCCAGTCAAAGGCCAGAGCAATGGCCATGCTTCATGAGCGGCTTTACACTTCAGGTAAACACAGGAGAGTGGACTTCGGTGAATACCTTAGGGGACTTGTGAGGGACCTCTACCAGACATTCCTATCGGATCCGGGCCGCATAGCCCTTGAGACAGATATAGATGAAGCTGAACTCGATATAAACACGGTTGTCCCTCTGGCACTCATCGTAAATGAGCTCTTCATAAATGCAATCAAACATGCATTCCCTGAGGGAAAGAAAGGTAAAATAAGGGTTTCATTTAAAAAAAGGATGGCAGTTACATTCTTGAAGTGGAAGATGACGGCGTGGGTCTTCCCGAGAACTTTGACCTCCACAGCACATCCAGTATGGGTATGCAGCTTGTAA
- a CDS encoding B12-binding domain-containing protein, whose translation MEINISRESLVSAVYDDLKGNGLVRPEDKELCVQDINYHLDYLEEAIRNSSPELFEDYVLWADILLRNLGLPEECLRGSLKSIEKAIVEILDNESASIASSYISGSLRKLEMEHKPQSYIRDQPLRDLAEKYLELVLNTEAKKARDLIISSLKSGVNVKDVYLYVFEPVQHEIGRLWQTNQISVAHEHYATSVTQMIMSELYPYIYQASERKNLRLVAGCVNNELHEIGIRMVSDFFEINGWDSVYLGASTPPEDFRKMVDELKPDLVAVSATMTFNVGHVRSLIKLLGELDDSPPVMVGGYPFNVDTELWRKVGADLHAASASSAVRVAEEFLKKE comes from the coding sequence ATGGAGATCAATATTTCAAGGGAATCCCTTGTATCAGCCGTATATGACGATCTTAAGGGTAATGGTCTTGTAAGACCTGAAGATAAGGAGCTCTGCGTACAGGACATAAATTACCATCTAGACTACCTGGAGGAAGCCATCAGAAATTCAAGTCCAGAACTCTTTGAGGACTATGTCCTCTGGGCCGATATCCTTCTGAGGAACCTTGGACTCCCTGAAGAGTGCCTCAGGGGTTCGCTTAAAAGTATAGAAAAGGCTATAGTTGAAATTCTAGATAATGAATCCGCTTCCATTGCTTCCAGTTACATCTCAGGTTCCCTCAGGAAACTTGAAATGGAACATAAACCACAAAGCTACATCAGGGATCAGCCCCTGAGGGACCTTGCAGAGAAGTACCTTGAACTTGTTCTGAATACGGAGGCAAAAAAGGCCCGGGACCTCATAATCTCATCCCTGAAGTCAGGCGTGAATGTGAAAGACGTATACCTCTATGTTTTTGAGCCTGTCCAGCATGAAATTGGCAGGCTATGGCAGACCAACCAGATATCGGTCGCCCATGAACACTACGCAACATCAGTTACGCAGATGATAATGTCAGAACTCTACCCCTACATATACCAGGCATCAGAGCGGAAAAACCTCAGACTTGTTGCTGGATGTGTCAACAATGAGCTTCATGAGATAGGAATAAGGATGGTCAGTGATTTCTTTGAAATCAATGGCTGGGATTCTGTTTACCTGGGGGCAAGCACACCGCCAGAGGATTTCAGGAAGATGGTGGATGAATTGAAGCCTGACCTTGTTGCTGTATCAGCCACCATGACATTCAACGTTGGACATGTGAGAAGTCTCATAAAACTGCTTGGGGAGCTGGATGATTCTCCCCCTGTAATGGTAGGTGGCTACCCATTCAATGTGGACACTGAACTCTGGAGGAAGGTCGGAGCTGACCTACACGCCGCCAGTGCCTCCAGCGCCGTGAGGGTGGCTGAAGAATTCTTGAAAAAAGAATAG